One part of the Rutidosis leptorrhynchoides isolate AG116_Rl617_1_P2 chromosome 1, CSIRO_AGI_Rlap_v1, whole genome shotgun sequence genome encodes these proteins:
- the LOC139900859 gene encoding putative F-box protein At1g67623 → MEEVTQENILETLPQDMLVEILSQVGQESSKQLFILKLVCTSFLNLSDDPLICKRISLDRRDLVPWRKAKMDHIIERCYFFGNPNAIFRMGLINYFDKSYTKLGLRLLEEAANSQIIEAVYVYGLIMFGSHQIEAKHVGLQVLTKTFPPVPDLVVAVRTKVFHLLHELWLHNRRPFDELATRCPISSHKGYFPHI, encoded by the coding sequence ATACTTGAAACTCTTCCACAAGATATGCTTGTGGAAATTTTATCTCAAGTTGGTCAGGAATCATCCAAGCAGTTGTTCATACTCAAGTTGGTTTGCACAAGCTTTTTGAATCTTTCCGACGATCCTTTGATTTGTAAAAGGATATCCTTAGATAGGCGGGATCTCGTACCTTGGAGAAAAGCTAAGATGGATCATATTATCGAACGTTGTTATTTTTTTGGAAACCCTAATGCGATTTTTCGCATGGGTTTgataaattattttgataaatcttACACCAAATTAGGGCTTCGTCTTTTAGAAGAAGCTGCGAACAGCCAAATTATAGAGgcggtttatgtttatggtttgatCATGTTTGGCTCTCACCAAATAGAAGCAAAGCATGTCGGATTACAAGTTTTGACTAAAACTTTCCCACCCGTGCCGGACTTGGTGGTTGCGGTGAGAACCAAGGTTTTTCATTTGTTGCATGAATTATGGTTACATAACCGCCGTCCTTTTGATGAATTGGCAACGCGTTGCCCTATCTCCAGCCACAAAGGTTATTTTCCACACATCTGA